From a region of the Oscillatoria salina IIICB1 genome:
- a CDS encoding glycoside hydrolase family 31 protein, with product MNLYQQIALNLRPIKLKRFLGSLYYSRLRDRVERRFSPPQPQDDLVAPGNLLTSEPVNNGAKLKFEQAELEISFLTPDFVRIDWKPGTLPVAYAIAGDDWEDVQTSFENNSDKVIISSSNLKVKIASDGSLEFANPDGKIIRQELPPQRQNEAWKHQGQLYSEEHIYGLGERAASLNLRAQPERSYKMWHYDAGGIYTSETDPLYLCIPVYLGLHQQGSYLIFYENSYLGYFTFNEEATAYFEGGALRYYFTIGEPPQLLTRYAQLTGYPVLPPRWAFGYHQSRWGYETEAKVREVVAGFETHNLPVSAIHLDIDCKDQFRSFTIDPDRFPQLSDFNRELAAKNVKLIAIVNPGVKKDDNNQLYREGIAQDVFCKLPDGTILHAPVWPGMCAFPDFTNPLARHWWSRQYEYLLDLGVSGFWHDMNEPGVFTLWGDATLPTPTQHFLEGRGGTHLEAHNLYGLMQAKAGYEALREYCPNQRPFIVSRSGWAGLQCYAWTWTGDVETSWSGLRLTVPTVLGMSLSGIPYAGPDIGGFKGNPTPELYLRWFQMAAFLPFFRTHSANNVKPRTPWGYGEEILEITRKYLHLRYRLIPYFYTLAWEATEKGYPPVRPLFWHHSSDERLWDVEDEFFVGDALLVCPIVEEGVRDRQVILPAGDYYNFWDDTVFAGNSTIKLEAPWEIIPLLVKAGSILPMEAEEKLILHLYSPVGEETSFANLYSDAGDGYKEWRLDNFEMRRYADILELVWEQTGDYPFGYQSLQIYVHGLNVEGAWIDEKEVKIEGDFWECQPFEKIKFKVN from the coding sequence ATGAATCTTTATCAGCAAATTGCCTTAAATCTACGTCCAATCAAACTAAAGCGCTTTCTCGGTTCTTTATATTATTCCAGATTGCGCGATCGCGTCGAACGTCGTTTTTCTCCTCCTCAACCGCAAGATGATTTGGTTGCACCAGGAAATTTACTCACTAGCGAACCAGTTAACAACGGTGCTAAGTTAAAATTTGAGCAAGCTGAACTGGAAATTTCCTTCCTTACTCCTGATTTTGTTCGCATTGACTGGAAACCAGGAACTCTTCCCGTAGCTTATGCTATTGCTGGTGATGACTGGGAAGATGTCCAGACAAGTTTTGAGAACAATAGCGATAAAGTTATCATTTCTAGTTCCAACTTGAAAGTCAAAATTGCCTCTGATGGTTCTTTAGAATTTGCCAATCCCGATGGTAAAATTATTCGTCAAGAATTACCACCTCAACGTCAAAATGAAGCCTGGAAACACCAAGGACAATTATACTCCGAAGAACATATCTATGGTTTAGGAGAAAGAGCTGCTTCTTTGAATTTAAGAGCGCAACCAGAAAGAAGTTATAAAATGTGGCATTATGATGCTGGGGGAATTTATACTTCTGAAACTGACCCTCTGTATCTTTGCATTCCAGTTTACCTTGGTTTACATCAGCAAGGCAGTTATTTAATTTTCTATGAAAACTCGTATTTGGGTTATTTTACGTTTAACGAAGAAGCTACAGCTTATTTTGAAGGTGGTGCGTTACGTTATTACTTTACCATTGGCGAACCACCACAATTATTAACTAGATACGCTCAGTTAACAGGTTATCCTGTTTTACCTCCTCGTTGGGCATTTGGCTATCATCAATCTCGGTGGGGTTACGAAACTGAAGCGAAGGTTAGAGAAGTCGTTGCTGGGTTTGAAACTCATAACTTACCAGTCAGCGCAATTCACCTCGATATTGATTGTAAAGATCAATTTCGTTCCTTTACCATCGACCCCGATCGCTTTCCTCAGCTTTCTGATTTTAACCGAGAATTGGCAGCAAAAAATGTGAAATTGATCGCGATCGTCAATCCGGGGGTAAAAAAAGACGATAACAATCAGCTTTATCGAGAAGGAATTGCTCAAGATGTATTTTGCAAACTTCCCGATGGTACAATTTTACACGCCCCGGTGTGGCCCGGAATGTGTGCTTTTCCTGATTTTACCAATCCTCTCGCTCGTCATTGGTGGAGTCGTCAATACGAATATTTACTGGATTTAGGTGTCAGTGGATTTTGGCATGATATGAATGAACCAGGTGTATTTACTCTTTGGGGAGATGCGACTTTACCGACACCGACGCAGCATTTTCTCGAAGGTAGAGGTGGTACTCACCTGGAAGCGCATAATCTTTATGGTTTAATGCAAGCTAAAGCAGGTTATGAAGCTTTGCGAGAATATTGTCCTAACCAACGTCCTTTTATTGTCTCACGTTCGGGTTGGGCTGGTTTACAATGTTATGCTTGGACTTGGACTGGTGATGTGGAAACCAGTTGGTCGGGTTTGCGCTTAACTGTTCCCACGGTACTAGGAATGAGTTTATCAGGAATTCCGTACGCGGGTCCAGATATTGGTGGTTTTAAAGGTAATCCTACACCGGAATTATATTTACGTTGGTTTCAAATGGCGGCATTTTTGCCGTTTTTCCGGACTCATTCAGCAAATAATGTGAAACCGCGTACACCTTGGGGTTATGGGGAAGAGATACTTGAGATTACGCGGAAATATTTGCATTTGCGGTATCGCTTAATTCCTTATTTTTATACTTTAGCTTGGGAAGCGACTGAAAAAGGTTATCCACCAGTGCGTCCTTTATTTTGGCATCATAGCTCAGATGAGCGACTTTGGGATGTGGAAGATGAATTTTTTGTCGGTGACGCGCTTTTAGTTTGTCCAATTGTAGAGGAAGGAGTGCGCGATCGCCAAGTTATTCTCCCTGCGGGTGATTATTATAATTTTTGGGACGATACTGTCTTTGCCGGAAATAGTACAATTAAGCTCGAAGCACCTTGGGAAATTATTCCTTTGTTGGTAAAAGCGGGAAGTATTTTACCAATGGAAGCAGAGGAAAAATTAATTTTGCATCTTTACTCTCCCGTGGGTGAAGAAACGAGTTTTGCTAATTTGTATAGCGATGCTGGTGATGGTTACAAAGAATGGCGTTTAGATAATTTTGAAATGCGGCGCTATGCTGATATATTAGAGTTAGTTTGGGAACAAACAGGAGATTATCCTTTTGGTTATCAAAGCTTGCAAATTTATGTTCATGGTTTGAATGTAGAGGGAGCTTGGATTGATGAAAAAGAAGTTAAAATTGAAGGTGATTTTTGGGAATGTCAGCCTTTTGAAAAGATTAAATTTAAAGTTAATTAG
- the leuB gene encoding 3-isopropylmalate dehydrogenase, giving the protein MSGNYRITLLPGDGIGPEIMAVTVEVLKTIGKQHQLEFQFQEALIGGVAIDATGKPLPEDSLAMCRDSDAVLLAAIGGYKWDNLPREQRPETGLLGLRAGLSLFANLRPATILPQLIDASTLKREIVEGVDIMVVRELTGGIYFGQPKGIFATETGSKRGVNTMAYTEAEIDRIAKVGFETAQKRSGKLCSVDKANVLDVSQLWRDRVTDISTQYPDVELSHLYVDNAAMQLVRAPKQFDTIVTGNMFGDILSDAAAMLTGSIGMLPSASLGAENPGVFEPVHGSAPDIANQDKANPLAQVLSAAMMLRYGLNEPQAAAKIEAAVMQVLDRGYRTGDIMSEGMQLVGCKEMGEALLKALAA; this is encoded by the coding sequence ATGAGTGGGAACTACCGCATTACTTTACTTCCTGGGGATGGTATTGGTCCAGAAATCATGGCTGTTACAGTAGAGGTGTTGAAAACTATCGGAAAGCAACACCAGCTTGAGTTTCAGTTTCAAGAAGCACTTATTGGTGGTGTTGCAATTGATGCGACAGGGAAACCTTTACCAGAAGACAGTTTAGCAATGTGTCGTGATAGCGATGCGGTACTTTTAGCAGCTATTGGTGGTTATAAGTGGGATAATTTACCTCGCGAACAACGTCCAGAAACAGGTTTATTAGGTTTAAGGGCTGGTTTGAGTTTGTTTGCAAATCTACGCCCTGCGACGATTTTACCTCAGTTAATCGATGCTTCGACGCTAAAACGAGAAATTGTTGAAGGCGTGGATATTATGGTAGTACGCGAACTCACAGGTGGTATTTACTTCGGACAACCCAAAGGGATTTTTGCGACGGAAACTGGGTCAAAACGCGGTGTAAATACAATGGCTTATACTGAAGCAGAAATTGACCGCATTGCGAAAGTTGGGTTTGAAACCGCGCAGAAAAGAAGCGGGAAACTATGTTCGGTTGATAAAGCGAATGTATTAGACGTATCTCAATTATGGCGCGATCGCGTTACTGATATCTCTACTCAATACCCTGATGTGGAATTATCTCATCTTTATGTCGATAACGCCGCCATGCAGTTAGTTCGCGCACCGAAACAGTTTGATACCATCGTTACCGGAAATATGTTCGGTGATATCCTTTCTGATGCCGCAGCGATGCTTACTGGTAGCATTGGTATGTTACCTTCTGCTAGTCTAGGTGCAGAAAATCCTGGTGTTTTTGAACCCGTACACGGTTCCGCACCCGATATCGCAAACCAAGATAAAGCTAACCCTTTAGCGCAAGTTTTGAGCGCAGCAATGATGTTACGCTACGGTTTAAATGAACCCCAAGCCGCAGCTAAAATTGAAGCAGCAGTCATGCAAGTTCTCGATCGCGGTTATCGCACTGGTGATATTATGTCTGAGGGTATGCAGCTTGTCGGCTGCAAAGAAATGGGAGAAGCTTTGCTCAAAGCATTAGCAGCATAG
- a CDS encoding ABC transporter permease, producing MLSSLIDRLGEWNPQLFRELKGRLKMRPVAITVGLSVVGQVLLYLFYRGLLPTKHTSSDRYCLDAHPPNTDYYPNIDNFCLKDAAGNLLSSTINRQLWWLDLFVCMSIIGIFALLVVGVYMLISDLSREEGRGTLGFIRLSPQTTLSILTGKILGVPVLLYLFGLLALPLHLAAGLIAGIPLHLILSFYVVLAASCAFFYSGALVYGLVSASLGNFQAWFASGAVLFFVSVMTAIVMNPDPTAGNSVDWLIQLYPGVALPYLVDATGMSHEMVNHLYLKDLAELQIFGLNLWSNSVTGIGFTCVNYLFWSYWFWQGLQRRFHDSHKTLLSKLQSYLVTGSLTLILLGFTLQNPSWGSYSKGMFANFAVLFGFGFILFLATIALLSPHRQTLYDWARFRHQNPSQRRNVVKDLLWGEKSPATLAIAVNLAISCAIVIPCLLLLPLKEYKVPLLFGLLLTASITLLYAAIAQSLLLMKTRKRALWAAGTVGAAMILPLICFAVFRVDPTIAPGVWLFSFVPVVATEYAKTATILLAILGEWTAIVLLNFQMTKQLQKAGESETKALWSSRSGASATIG from the coding sequence ATGCTATCAAGCTTAATCGATCGCTTGGGTGAATGGAATCCCCAGCTTTTCCGGGAATTGAAAGGACGGCTGAAAATGCGTCCGGTAGCGATTACAGTAGGTTTATCTGTGGTTGGTCAGGTGTTATTGTACCTGTTTTACAGGGGTTTACTACCTACTAAACATACTTCGTCTGACCGCTATTGTCTTGACGCTCATCCGCCAAATACGGATTATTATCCTAACATTGATAACTTTTGTTTGAAGGATGCTGCGGGTAACTTACTTTCTAGTACCATCAATCGGCAGTTGTGGTGGCTGGATTTGTTTGTTTGTATGAGTATTATCGGTATCTTCGCTTTATTGGTGGTTGGCGTTTATATGCTAATCTCGGATCTATCGAGGGAAGAAGGTCGCGGTACTCTGGGTTTTATTCGTCTTAGTCCCCAAACCACGCTCAGCATTTTGACTGGTAAAATTCTTGGCGTACCTGTTTTACTTTATTTATTTGGTTTGCTAGCTTTACCTTTGCATTTGGCTGCGGGATTAATTGCGGGAATTCCTCTACACTTGATTTTGAGTTTCTATGTTGTCCTTGCTGCTAGTTGCGCTTTCTTCTATAGTGGTGCTTTAGTCTATGGATTGGTAAGTGCAAGTTTAGGTAATTTTCAAGCTTGGTTTGCTAGTGGTGCGGTGCTGTTTTTCGTTTCGGTGATGACAGCAATAGTGATGAATCCAGATCCAACTGCTGGTAATTCGGTTGATTGGTTGATACAGTTATATCCTGGGGTTGCTTTACCTTATCTGGTTGATGCAACTGGTATGTCACATGAAATGGTGAATCATTTGTATCTCAAAGATTTGGCTGAGTTGCAAATTTTTGGACTGAATTTGTGGTCAAATTCAGTTACGGGTATCGGTTTTACCTGTGTTAATTATCTCTTCTGGAGTTACTGGTTTTGGCAAGGTTTACAACGTCGTTTCCACGATTCTCATAAGACTTTGCTGAGTAAGTTACAAAGTTATTTGGTTACGGGTAGTTTGACGCTAATTTTACTCGGTTTTACGCTCCAAAATCCGAGTTGGGGAAGTTACTCCAAGGGAATGTTTGCTAATTTTGCGGTGTTGTTTGGCTTTGGTTTTATACTGTTTTTAGCTACGATCGCGCTTTTGAGTCCTCATCGTCAAACTTTATACGATTGGGCGCGTTTTCGCCACCAAAATCCCTCTCAACGTCGCAATGTGGTGAAAGATTTGCTTTGGGGTGAAAAAAGTCCGGCAACTTTGGCGATCGCTGTTAATCTAGCTATTAGTTGTGCGATCGTCATTCCTTGTTTGCTGCTTTTACCTCTGAAGGAATATAAAGTTCCTTTGTTGTTCGGTTTGCTACTGACTGCTAGTATTACTTTACTTTATGCCGCGATCGCGCAGTCGCTTTTGCTGATGAAAACGCGAAAACGCGCGCTTTGGGCTGCGGGTACGGTTGGCGCTGCTATGATTTTACCCCTGATTTGCTTTGCTGTGTTCCGCGTCGATCCTACTATAGCTCCTGGAGTTTGGTTATTCTCGTTTGTACCTGTGGTCGCTACTGAATATGCGAAGACAGCGACAATTTTATTAGCTATTTTAGGCGAGTGGACGGCGATCGTTTTACTTAATTTCCAGATGACTAAACAGCTACAAAAAGCTGGGGAGTCGGAAACTAAAGCTTTATGGTCTTCTCGTTCCGGCGCTTCTGCTACAATCGGCTAA
- a CDS encoding ABC transporter ATP-binding protein, whose product MVKELAIDTRGLTKQFDRYIAVRDLDLQVDSGEVYGLIGPNGAGKTTLIRMLAAAEEPTAGEIYIHGQVLRRDDSNPILKERLGYLPDDYPLYDDLTVWDYLDYFARLYKLRQPRRRQRLYEVLELVQLSNKRNSLISTLSRGMKQRLSLARTIIHEPILLLLDEPVSGLDPIARMQFRQIIKILQEAGMTILISSHVLSDLAELCSSVGIMELGYLVESTTLADLYSRLSHQQIIVSTLGDLESLQAELRNNPFVQEWELIAGTKSLKVNFTGGVEDSAELLRSLIAAGIPLTEFHSIKEDLETIFLKLGHQQAS is encoded by the coding sequence ATGGTAAAAGAACTGGCGATAGATACTCGCGGACTGACGAAACAATTTGACAGATATATTGCGGTTCGCGATTTGGATTTGCAGGTGGATAGTGGCGAAGTTTATGGTTTAATTGGACCTAATGGTGCTGGTAAAACTACGCTAATCCGAATGTTAGCTGCTGCTGAGGAACCGACTGCGGGAGAAATTTACATTCATGGTCAAGTTTTGCGTCGCGATGATAGTAATCCTATTCTAAAGGAGCGTTTGGGTTATCTCCCGGATGATTATCCTCTCTATGATGATTTGACTGTTTGGGATTATTTGGATTATTTTGCGAGGTTATACAAGCTTAGACAACCGCGTCGTCGTCAGCGTTTGTATGAAGTTTTGGAACTGGTACAGTTAAGTAATAAGCGCAATAGCTTGATTTCTACGCTGTCGCGGGGGATGAAGCAACGTTTGAGTCTTGCGCGGACAATTATCCATGAACCGATTTTACTACTATTAGATGAACCAGTTTCGGGTTTAGATCCGATCGCCAGAATGCAATTTCGTCAAATTATCAAGATTTTGCAGGAAGCAGGGATGACTATCCTGATTTCTTCTCATGTTCTCAGCGATTTAGCGGAACTTTGTTCTTCTGTGGGCATTATGGAATTAGGCTATCTGGTAGAAAGCACTACATTAGCAGATTTATATAGCCGTTTGTCTCATCAGCAGATTATTGTCTCAACTCTTGGTGATTTGGAGAGTTTACAAGCAGAATTGAGAAATAATCCTTTTGTCCAGGAGTGGGAACTAATCGCAGGAACAAAGAGTCTTAAGGTTAATTTTACAGGAGGAGTAGAAGATAGTGCAGAGTTGTTGCGATCGCTAATTGCGGCTGGAATTCCTTTAACTGAGTTTCACTCTATCAAAGAAGACTTAGAAACGATTTTCCTGAAATTAGGACATCAACAAGCTTCCTAG